One Candidatus Margulisiibacteriota bacterium DNA segment encodes these proteins:
- a CDS encoding ferritin-like domain-containing protein, producing MQDIKQELIDMLNKALELEHAARIQYLAHAETITGLNSEPLRARIKEIAGDEANHEEKFRTLIGDYLNGVPVMSLAPTKTARGIDNIIEINIEGEKSAVDFYKQIYKKVTDHKEELVYTFETLEHTIRHIIIEEEEHIVELEQLIEE from the coding sequence ATGCAAGATATTAAGCAAGAATTGATTGATATGTTAAATAAAGCCCTGGAATTGGAACACGCGGCGAGGATACAGTATTTGGCCCACGCGGAAACGATAACAGGTTTGAATTCCGAACCTCTCAGAGCAAGGATTAAGGAAATAGCCGGCGATGAGGCAAATCATGAAGAAAAATTCAGAACATTGATTGGCGACTATCTGAACGGAGTCCCCGTAATGAGTCTGGCACCCACTAAAACAGCGAGAGGTATTGATAATATTATTGAAATCAATATTGAAGGCGAGAAGAGTGCTGTTGATTTTTATAAACAGATTTATAAAAAAGTTACTGATCACAAAGAAGAACTTGTTTATACATTTGAAACACTGGAGCATACAATTCGGCATATTATTATTGAAGAAGAAGAACATATAGTTGAGCTGGAACAATTAATCGAAGAATAA
- a CDS encoding class II SORL domain-containing protein, with the protein MVAFKHLTQTADWNVEKHVPVIELKQHYKKGEVIEVMVAVGKELAHPNTTEHHIRWISLYFQPTGEKFPYEIGSVTFNAHGESINGPDSSTVYTHHAVNFFMKTEKGGVLSAYCYCNIHGIWGSSLDLNVSL; encoded by the coding sequence ATGGTCGCTTTTAAACATTTAACCCAGACAGCTGATTGGAATGTGGAAAAACATGTTCCTGTTATTGAGTTGAAACAGCACTACAAAAAAGGAGAAGTTATTGAAGTTATGGTAGCTGTGGGAAAAGAGCTGGCTCATCCTAACACTACAGAGCATCATATTCGCTGGATAAGCCTATATTTTCAGCCCACCGGAGAAAAATTTCCGTATGAAATAGGCAGTGTAACCTTTAACGCTCATGGTGAATCGATAAATGGCCCTGATTCAAGCACGGTTTATACGCATCATGCAGTTAATTTTTTTATGAAAACTGAAAAGGGCGGTGTTTTATCGGCTTATTGTTACTGCAATATCCATGGAATCT